The genomic DNA CGGCGACCTCTTCGCCGAGCATCGGATGCGGCAGCGCGAACGCAAGGGCTTGCTGCACGGCGGGGTGTTCCAGGAGCACCGTGTCCACCTCCAGCGGGCTGACCTTCTCACCGCCTCGGTTGATGAGTTCTTTCAGTCGCCCGGTGAGGCGCAGGTATCCGGCGGCGTCGAGCGTGCCCTGGTCGCCCGTGCGGAACCAGCCTTGCGTGAAGGCCCGAGCGTTGGCCTCGGGATTGTTCTCGTAGCCGTCCATGACCCCGGGGCCACGGATGACCACTTCGCCGAGCGCGCCGGGCGGCAGGAGTTCGCCCGTGTCTCCGAGGATGGCCACTTCGGGACCGGAGGCGATGCCCACCGAGCCGGGATATCGCGGGCGAGGTGGCAGCGGATTGGAGGCCATCTGGTGCGAGGCTTCCGTCATCCCGTAGCTTTCGATGACGGGTACGCCGAAGGTGGACTCCAAGCGCTCCATCACGACGGGTGGGAGCGAAGCGGAGGAGGAGCGCAACAGGCGCAGGCGGCCCGCTTGGATGACGGCTGCGTGACGCGTCGCGCGCTCGAGGATGGCCTGATGCATGGTGGGCACGGCCGTGTACCAGGTGGGCCGTGCCTCTTCGAACCAGGAGAAGAACCGCAGCGCATTGAAGCCGGGGGTGCACACCACGCTCGCGCCTG from Myxococcaceae bacterium JPH2 includes the following:
- a CDS encoding AMP-binding protein, whose protein sequence is MEFADTLMGLLSRGADSDVAVSAPGKPGLTHGGLRELIHRTVRALNELGLGRGDRIALVLPNGPEAATAFVAVACGATTAPLNPAYREEEFEFSLTDRRARALIIPQGMDSPARAVAARHSLRVLELCVDSQGPTGTFTLQPDTTTNTEAPRPGFAQPEDVALMLHTSGTTARPKLVPLRHRNLVASATRIAETLALRREDVCLNIMPLFHIHGLVAAVLASLSAGASVVCTPGFNALRFFSWFEEARPTWYTAVPTMHQAILERATRHAAVIQAGRLRLLRSSSASLPPVVMERLESTFGVPVIESYGMTEASHQMASNPLPPRPRYPGSVGIASGPEVAILGDTGELLPPGALGEVVIRGPGVMDGYENNPEANARAFTQGWFRTGDQGTLDAAGYLRLTGRLKELINRGGEKVSPLEVDTVLLEHPAVQQALAFALPHPMLGEEVA